From the genome of Helicobacter pylori, one region includes:
- a CDS encoding 3',5'-cyclic-nucleotide phosphodiesterase produces the protein MQVYHLSHIDLDGYACQLVSKQFFENIQCYNANYGREVSARIYEILNAIAQSKESQFLILISDLNLNLNEAQYLQDKIQEHRLQNKNIQIQLLDHHISGKEVAESFHWYCLDTNRCATKIVYEFLKKHYAILEPKNTTWLEPLVEMVNSVDIWNTQGYGFELGKVCMRMINQSSELNRFMFDDENRDYKLKLLEEVKNYLFLENAPVAYDNDLFKLKKIALGGDPDTETMDNISSNVQTHLLSLKKHDCSVYYQDKKGFLSYSMGGISVLANLFLTQNPDFDFYMDVNAKGNVSLRANGNCDVCELSQMCFNGGGHRNASGGKIDGFRESFNYRDIKEQIEEIFNNA, from the coding sequence ATGCAAGTTTATCACCTTTCACACATTGATTTAGACGGCTATGCATGCCAGCTTGTTTCAAAACAATTTTTTGAAAATATCCAATGCTATAACGCTAATTACGGACGGGAAGTCTCAGCGAGAATTTATGAGATTTTAAACGCGATCGCTCAATCCAAAGAGAGTCAATTCCTTATTTTGATTAGCGATTTGAATTTGAATTTAAACGAAGCGCAGTATTTGCAGGATAAGATCCAAGAACACCGCTTGCAAAATAAAAACATTCAAATCCAGCTTTTAGATCACCATATCAGCGGTAAGGAAGTGGCTGAGAGTTTCCATTGGTATTGTTTAGACACGAACCGCTGTGCGACTAAAATCGTGTATGAGTTTTTGAAAAAACATTACGCTATTTTAGAGCCAAAAAACACAACATGGCTAGAGCCTTTAGTGGAAATGGTCAATTCTGTGGATATTTGGAACACGCAAGGTTATGGCTTTGAATTAGGTAAGGTGTGTATGCGCATGATTAACCAAAGCTCTGAATTGAATCGTTTCATGTTTGATGATGAAAACCGCGATTATAAATTAAAGCTTTTAGAAGAAGTTAAAAACTATTTGTTTTTAGAAAATGCCCCTGTAGCCTATGATAATGATTTGTTCAAACTTAAAAAAATCGCTCTGGGGGGCGACCCTGATACAGAAACGATGGACAATATCTCTTCAAATGTGCAAACGCATTTGCTCTCTTTAAAAAAACATGATTGCAGCGTTTATTACCAGGATAAAAAAGGGTTTTTAAGTTATTCTATGGGGGGCATTAGCGTGTTAGCTAACCTTTTTTTAACGCAAAATCCGGATTTTGATTTTTATATGGATGTGAACGCTAAAGGGAATGTGAGCTTAAGAGCGAATGGGAATTGTGATGTGTGCGAACTCAGTCAAATGTGTTTTAATGGAGGCGGGCATAGGAATGCGAGTGGAGGCAAGATTGATGGCTTTAGAGAAAGCTTTAATTATAGGGATATTAAAGAACAAATTGAAGAAATCTTTAATAACGCTTAA
- the flhA gene encoding flagellar biosynthesis protein FlhA, with product MANERSKLAFKKTFPVFKRFLQSKDLALVVFVIAILTIIIVPLPPFVLDFLLTISIALSVLIILIGLYIDKPTDFSAFPTLLLIVTLYRLALNVATTRMILTQGYKGPSAVSDIITAFGEFSVSGNYVIGAIIFSILVLVNLLVVTNGSTRVTEVRARFALDAMPGKQMAIDADLNSGLIDDKEAKKRRAALSQEADFYGAMDGASKFVKGDAIASIIITLINIIGGFLVGVFQRDMSLSFSASTFTILTIGDGLVGQIPALIIATATGIVATRTTQNEEEDFASKLITQLTNKSKTLVIVGAILLLFATIPGLPTFSLAFVGTLFLFIAWLISREGKDGLLTKLENYLSQKFGLDLSEKPHSSKIKPHTQTTRAKTQEELKREEEQAIDEVLKIEFLELALGYQLISLADMKQGGDLLERIRGIRKKIASDYGFLMPQIRIRDNLQLPPTHYEIKLKGIVIGEGMVMPDKFLAMNTGFVNKEIEGIPTKEPAFGMDALWIETRNKEEAIIQGYTIIDPSTVIATHTSELVKKYAEDFITKDEVKSLLERLAKDYPTIVEESKKIPTGAIRSVLQALLHEKIPIKDMLTILETITDIAPLVQNDVNILTEQVRARLSRVITNAFKSEDGRLKFLTFSTDSEQFLLNKLRENGTSKSLLLNVGELQKLIEVVSEEAMKVLQKGIAPVILIVEPNLRKALSNQMEQARIDVVVLSHAELDPNSNFEALGTIHINF from the coding sequence ATGGCAAACGAACGCTCCAAATTAGCTTTTAAAAAAACTTTCCCTGTCTTTAAACGCTTCTTGCAATCCAAAGACTTAGCCCTTGTGGTCTTTGTGATAGCTATTTTAACGATCATTATCGTGCCGTTACCGCCTTTTGTGTTGGATTTTTTACTCACGATTTCTATCGCGCTATCGGTGTTGATTATTTTAATTGGGCTTTATATTGACAAGCCTACTGATTTTAGCGCTTTCCCCACTTTATTGCTCATTGTAACCTTATACCGCTTGGCTTTAAATGTCGCCACGACTAGAATGATTTTAACGCAAGGCTATAAAGGGCCTAGCGCGGTGAGCGACATTATCACGGCGTTTGGGGAATTTAGCGTGAGCGGGAATTATGTGATTGGGGCTATTATCTTTAGTATTTTAGTGCTGGTGAATTTATTGGTGGTTACTAATGGCTCTACTAGGGTTACTGAAGTGAGAGCGCGATTTGCCCTAGACGCTATGCCAGGAAAACAAATGGCGATTGATGCGGATTTAAATTCAGGGCTTATTGATGATAAGGAAGCTAAAAAACGGCGCGCCGCTCTAAGCCAAGAAGCGGATTTTTATGGTGCGATGGATGGCGCATCTAAATTTGTCAAAGGCGATGCGATCGCTTCTATTATCATCACGCTTATCAATATCATTGGAGGGTTTTTAGTGGGCGTGTTTCAAAGGGATATGAGCTTGAGCTTTAGTGCTAGCACTTTCACTATCTTAACCATTGGCGATGGGCTTGTAGGGCAAATCCCTGCCTTAATCATTGCGACAGCGACCGGTATTGTCGCCACTCGCACCACGCAAAACGAAGAAGAGGACTTTGCTTCTAAACTCATCACACAGCTCACCAATAAAAGCAAAACTTTAGTGATTGTGGGAGCGATTTTATTGCTTTTTGCAACCATTCCTGGACTCCCTACCTTTTCTTTAGCGTTTGTAGGGACTCTCTTTTTATTCATCGCATGGCTGATTAGTAGGGAGGGAAAAGACGGGCTGCTCACTAAATTAGAAAATTATTTGAGTCAAAAATTCGGCTTGGACTTGAGCGAAAAACCCCACAGCTCCAAAATCAAACCCCATACCCAAACCACAAGGGCTAAAACCCAAGAAGAGCTTAAAAGAGAAGAAGAACAAGCGATTGATGAAGTGTTAAAAATTGAATTTTTGGAATTGGCTTTAGGCTACCAACTCATTAGTCTTGCGGACATGAAACAAGGGGGCGATTTGTTAGAAAGGATTAGAGGGATTAGAAAAAAGATAGCGAGCGATTATGGTTTTTTGATGCCTCAAATCCGGATCAGGGATAATTTGCAGCTCCCCCCAACGCATTATGAAATCAAGCTTAAAGGCATTGTGATTGGTGAGGGCATGGTAATGCCAGATAAATTTTTAGCCATGAATACCGGTTTTGTGAATAAAGAAATTGAAGGCATTCCCACTAAAGAGCCAGCTTTTGGAATGGACGCTTTATGGATTGAAACTAGAAATAAAGAAGAAGCCATTATTCAAGGCTATACCATTATTGATCCAAGCACCGTTATTGCGACGCACACCAGCGAATTAGTGAAAAAGTACGCTGAAGATTTTATCACTAAAGATGAAGTGAAATCCCTTTTAGAGCGCTTGGCTAAAGACTATCCTACGATTGTAGAAGAGAGTAAAAAAATCCCCACCGGTGCGATCCGATCAGTCTTGCAAGCCTTGTTGCATGAAAAAATCCCCATTAAAGACATGCTCACTATTTTAGAAACGATTACCGATATTGCCCCATTGGTTCAAAATGATGTGAATATCTTAACCGAACAAGTGAGGGCGAGGCTTTCTAGGGTGATCACTAACGCTTTTAAATCTGAAGATGGGCGTTTGAAATTTTTAACCTTTTCTACCGATAGCGAACAATTTTTGCTTAATAAATTGCGAGAAAATGGCACTTCTAAGAGCTTGCTACTCAATGTGGGCGAATTGCAAAAACTCATTGAAGTGGTCTCTGAAGAGGCTATGAAAGTCTTGCAAAAAGGGATCGCTCCGGTGATTTTGATCGTAGAGCCTAATTTAAGAAAAGCCCTTTCTAACCAAATGGAGCAGGCCAGGATTGATGTGGTCGTGCTAAGCCATGCTGAATTAGATCCTAACTCTAATTTTGAAGCCTTAGGCACGATCCATATTAACTTTTAA
- the rpsO gene encoding 30S ribosomal protein S15 has product MALNLEKKQEIIKAFATKENDTGSCEVQVALLNERIKLLTEHLKANPKDHSSRLGLLKLVAQRRNLLKYIKRTDHTRYVVLIEKLGIKDR; this is encoded by the coding sequence ATGGCTTTGAATCTGGAGAAAAAACAAGAAATCATTAAGGCGTTTGCTACTAAAGAGAACGATACGGGTTCTTGTGAGGTGCAAGTGGCGTTGTTGAATGAAAGGATCAAGCTTTTAACCGAGCATTTAAAGGCTAACCCCAAAGATCATTCCAGCCGTTTAGGGCTTTTAAAATTAGTCGCTCAAAGACGCAACTTGTTGAAATACATCAAACGCACCGATCATACGCGTTATGTGGTTTTGATTGAAAAGTTAGGCATTAAAGACAGATAA
- a CDS encoding O-antigen ligase family protein: MLKERLKVFFSADSVFTLIFALFFLTSFKKPLTQVLLIVLMVFLFLRCYFQASLKETFRIHHLKIMPFKWLTLAFLGVFLSIFPNMFTMYDSQTFRYNLFALNMSLTYACGALCLLFASCLRIKLNQKILFYSMAVANCINGLLSLVQKIYFNMPRAQGFSTVKEYVVLVSVSILGCYIYALYSCNQKEKLFFTLSVFVGFLVVILSATRSATIAFVITFLILSCFILYAKKSLKPLGYMVVVSLILSALYMGSNALEKKGAIEQSRVQNQSFEEDLKRYAKKDADSSIGWRLERWKEALTVLRLRPFFGMAASEKCQRLEEILSLSQSYRAKDLILCYERYDNQIIHILATRGIIGFLIWLFWLLVIVKIFWSGIKQNSLISFFILTTLTFYLVFGIGFDPFDFFITGSFFAGMVMMAVCLKKDSKA, encoded by the coding sequence GTGTTGAAAGAGCGTTTGAAGGTCTTTTTTAGTGCGGACTCTGTTTTCACTTTAATTTTTGCCCTTTTCTTTCTCACTTCATTTAAAAAACCTTTAACTCAAGTCTTGTTGATTGTTTTAATGGTTTTTTTGTTTCTTAGGTGTTATTTTCAAGCGTCTTTGAAAGAAACCTTTAGAATCCATCATCTAAAAATAATGCCTTTCAAATGGCTTACTCTAGCTTTTTTGGGCGTGTTTTTAAGCATTTTCCCCAACATGTTTACCATGTATGATAGCCAAACTTTCCGCTACAATTTGTTCGCTCTAAACATGTCCTTAACTTATGCTTGCGGGGCGTTATGCTTGCTTTTTGCCAGTTGTTTAAGAATCAAATTGAATCAAAAAATCCTTTTTTACAGCATGGCTGTTGCAAATTGCATCAACGGCTTGCTTTCACTAGTGCAAAAAATTTATTTTAACATGCCTAGAGCGCAAGGGTTTAGCACGGTTAAGGAGTATGTGGTTTTAGTGAGCGTGTCCATTTTGGGCTGTTATATTTATGCGCTTTATTCGTGCAATCAAAAAGAGAAACTTTTTTTCACTCTTTCTGTTTTTGTGGGGTTTTTAGTCGTTATTTTAAGCGCTACAAGGAGTGCAACAATCGCTTTTGTTATTACTTTTTTAATCCTTTCTTGCTTTATTTTATACGCCAAAAAATCGCTCAAACCATTGGGTTATATGGTGGTTGTGAGTCTTATTTTGAGCGCTTTGTATATGGGGAGTAACGCTTTAGAAAAAAAGGGGGCAATAGAGCAATCTAGGGTTCAAAATCAAAGCTTTGAAGAAGATTTGAAACGCTACGCTAAAAAGGACGCTGATAGCAGTATCGGGTGGCGTTTGGAGCGTTGGAAAGAAGCCCTAACGGTTTTGCGTTTAAGGCCCTTTTTTGGTATGGCCGCTAGCGAGAAATGCCAGAGGTTAGAAGAGATTTTATCTCTGTCGCAGTCTTATAGGGCAAAAGACTTGATTCTTTGTTATGAAAGATACGACAATCAAATCATTCACATTCTAGCCACTAGGGGGATCATAGGCTTTTTGATTTGGCTTTTTTGGTTGTTAGTCATTGTAAAGATTTTTTGGAGCGGGATAAAGCAAAACTCTTTAATATCGTTTTTTATATTAACTACACTGACCTTTTATCTTGTTTTTGGCATCGGGTTTGACCCCTTTGATTTCTTCATTACGGGAAGTTTTTTTGCAGGAATGGTCATGATGGCTGTTTGTTTAAAAAAGGATTCTAAAGCCTAG
- the aroQ gene encoding type II 3-dehydroquinate dehydratase: MKILVIQGPNLNMLGHRDPRLYGMVTLDQIHEIMQTFVKQGNLDVELEFFQTNFEGEIIDKIQESVGSDYEGIIINPGAFSHTSIAIADAIMLAGKPVIEVHLTNIQAREEFRKNSYTGAACGGVIMGFGPLGYNMALMAMVNILAEMKAFQEAQQNSPNNPINNQK, from the coding sequence ATGAAAATTTTAGTGATTCAAGGGCCTAATTTAAACATGTTAGGACACAGAGATCCAAGACTTTATGGCATGGTAACCTTAGACCAAATCCATGAAATCATGCAAACTTTCGTGAAGCAAGGCAATTTAGATGTGGAATTAGAGTTTTTTCAAACCAATTTTGAGGGCGAAATCATTGATAAAATCCAAGAGAGCGTGGGCAGCGATTATGAAGGGATTATCATTAACCCTGGAGCGTTTTCGCACACTTCTATCGCGATTGCGGATGCGATCATGCTAGCGGGCAAACCCGTTATTGAAGTGCATCTCACTAACATTCAGGCTAGAGAAGAATTCAGGAAAAATTCTTACACTGGAGCGGCTTGTGGAGGCGTGATTATGGGATTTGGCCCGCTTGGTTACAACATGGCTTTAATGGCGATGGTCAATATTTTAGCCGAAATGAAAGCGTTCCAAGAAGCCCAACAAAACAGCCCTAATAACCCTATCAACAATCAAAAATAA
- a CDS encoding aminopeptidase, giving the protein MRELERESHFTLDENAMFFECTYSCDNALFLQLEDRSFFITDSRYTQEAKESIHPKNGVLAEVVESSDLVQSAIGLIAKSSVKKLFFDANQVNLQTYKRLNAAVGDRVTLESVPSYHRQKRIIKNEYEIQLLKKSQALNVEAFKNFAEYVKKIFDEKESLSERYLQHKVKDFLTREGVYDLSFEPILALNANASKPHALPSAKDFLKAEHSILLDMGIKYERYCSDRTRTAFFDPKDFVFTREQSFKDKERQKIYDIVKEAQEKAISGIRAGMTGKEADSLARGVISDYGYGQYFTHSTGHGIGLDIHELPYISSRSETILEEGMVFSVEPGIYIPGFFGVRIEDLVVIKNSRAELL; this is encoded by the coding sequence ATGAGAGAATTAGAGAGAGAGTCGCATTTCACGCTTGATGAAAATGCGATGTTTTTTGAGTGCACTTATAGTTGCGATAACGCTTTGTTTTTGCAATTAGAGGATCGCTCGTTTTTTATCACTGATTCTCGCTACACTCAAGAAGCTAAAGAAAGCATTCATCCTAAAAATGGCGTTTTAGCGGAAGTGGTAGAATCTAGCGATTTAGTGCAAAGTGCGATTGGTTTGATTGCAAAAAGTTCAGTTAAAAAGCTCTTTTTTGACGCCAATCAAGTGAATTTACAAACCTATAAGCGTTTAAATGCAGCGGTTGGGGATAGGGTTACTTTAGAGAGCGTGCCTAGTTACCACCGCCAAAAACGCATCATTAAAAACGAGTATGAGATCCAACTTCTCAAAAAATCTCAAGCGTTGAATGTTGAAGCTTTTAAAAATTTTGCTGAGTATGTGAAAAAGATTTTTGATGAAAAAGAATCATTGAGCGAGCGGTATTTGCAGCATAAGGTTAAGGACTTTTTGACTAGAGAGGGGGTTTATGATCTGAGTTTTGAGCCTATTTTAGCCTTGAATGCGAATGCGAGCAAGCCCCATGCTTTGCCTAGCGCGAAGGATTTTTTAAAAGCGGAGCATAGCATTCTTTTGGATATGGGGATCAAATACGAACGTTATTGCTCTGACAGGACTCGCACGGCTTTTTTTGACCCTAAAGATTTTGTCTTCACAAGAGAGCAGAGTTTCAAGGATAAAGAGCGTCAAAAGATTTATGACATTGTGAAAGAAGCACAAGAAAAGGCTATTTCAGGCATTAGAGCGGGCATGACCGGTAAAGAAGCGGACAGCTTGGCTAGGGGAGTGATTAGCGATTATGGTTATGGGCAATATTTCACTCACAGCACCGGGCATGGCATTGGCTTAGACATTCATGAGCTTCCTTATATTTCATCGCGCAGTGAAACCATTTTAGAAGAGGGCATGGTGTTTTCTGTAGAGCCTGGGATCTATATCCCTGGATTTTTTGGGGTGCGCATTGAGGATTTAGTGGTGATCAAAAATTCTAGGGCTGAGCTTTTGTGA
- the folK gene encoding 2-amino-4-hydroxy-6-hydroxymethyldihydropteridine diphosphokinase, with protein sequence MREILTSRFFPSLFKKRLDFSNRVVLGLGSNLKNPLKILKNCFLSFKNHSKIGKIFSSPVYINPPFGYTNQPDFYNATIILKTSLSLHHFFALVFYIERRFGRQRKRDFKDAPRTLDIDIIAFNQVILRQNDLTLPHPKWSERDSVLVPLALQQILFKKGEW encoded by the coding sequence ATGCGAGAGATCCTTACTAGCCGCTTTTTCCCTAGCCTTTTTAAAAAAAGGCTTGATTTTTCTAACAGGGTGGTTTTAGGGCTGGGATCTAATCTTAAAAATCCTTTAAAAATATTAAAAAATTGTTTTTTATCTTTTAAAAATCATAGTAAAATCGGGAAAATTTTTTCTTCGCCTGTTTATATCAATCCGCCTTTTGGTTACACCAATCAACCTGACTTTTATAACGCTACGATTATCCTTAAAACATCTTTAAGTTTGCACCATTTTTTTGCTCTGGTTTTTTATATAGAAAGGCGTTTTGGGCGCCAAAGGAAGCGCGATTTTAAAGACGCTCCAAGAACTTTAGATATTGATATTATCGCTTTCAACCAAGTCATTTTAAGACAGAATGATTTGACTTTACCTCATCCTAAATGGAGCGAAAGGGATTCGGTGTTAGTGCCGTTGGCTTTGCAACAAATTCTTTTTAAAAAAGGGGAGTGGTGA
- the flhF gene encoding flagellar biosynthesis protein FlhF: MKFYTYSGETAAEALKIAQSHHGVDTLVFKTQEIRKKTLTSSGLYEIVVAVEEESENKPPKAPLIPESLYNEELNEEDVVMQLSSTVEEMRKLAGVSSSQRNYSFSKNKTLLEKDAPFENAPPLEVNKQDALLQALKDEANHKKEREKREVKQEEEIKDINLQLSKIRDSLKLIQNMFWDEKNPNSINIPQEFAEIYKLAKQSGMKSSHLDEIMQLSLELMPLRMRENSVTIKRYFREVLRKMILCRPEDLNLRQKRILMLVGPTGVGKTTTLAKLAARYSRMLAKKYKVGIITLDNYRIGALEQLSWYANKMKMSIEAVIDAKDFAKEIEALEYCDFILVDTTGHSQYDKEKIAGLKEFIDGGYNIDVSLVLSVTTKYEDMKDIYDSFGVLGIDTLIFTKLDESRGLGNLFSLVHESQKPISYLSIGQEVPMDLKVATNEYLVDCMLDGFSNPNKEQA, from the coding sequence GTGAAATTCTATACCTATAGTGGGGAGACGGCCGCTGAAGCTTTAAAGATCGCTCAAAGCCACCATGGGGTGGATACGCTGGTGTTTAAAACCCAAGAAATCCGTAAAAAAACGCTCACTTCTTCTGGGCTTTATGAAATCGTTGTGGCGGTTGAAGAAGAAAGCGAAAACAAACCCCCTAAAGCCCCCCTTATTCCAGAAAGTTTGTATAATGAAGAATTGAATGAAGAAGATGTGGTCATGCAGCTTTCAAGCACGGTAGAAGAAATGCGCAAACTCGCCGGGGTTTCATCCAGTCAGCGCAACTATAGTTTTTCAAAAAATAAGACCCTTTTAGAAAAAGACGCTCCGTTCGAGAATGCACCACCTTTAGAGGTTAATAAGCAAGACGCTTTATTGCAAGCTTTAAAAGATGAAGCCAACCATAAAAAAGAAAGAGAAAAAAGAGAAGTTAAACAAGAAGAAGAAATTAAAGACATTAATCTGCAATTAAGCAAAATCAGAGACAGCCTGAAACTCATTCAAAACATGTTTTGGGATGAGAAAAACCCCAATTCTATCAATATCCCTCAAGAATTTGCAGAAATTTACAAACTAGCCAAACAAAGCGGGATGAAATCCAGCCATTTAGATGAAATCATGCAATTGAGCCTGGAATTGATGCCTTTACGCATGCGGGAAAATTCCGTAACCATCAAGCGTTATTTTAGAGAAGTATTGCGCAAAATGATCTTGTGCCGCCCTGAAGATTTGAATTTAAGGCAAAAACGCATCTTAATGCTTGTAGGGCCAACAGGCGTGGGGAAAACGACTACTTTAGCTAAATTAGCCGCACGCTATTCTAGGATGCTAGCTAAAAAATACAAGGTGGGCATTATCACTTTAGACAATTACCGCATTGGGGCTTTGGAGCAATTAAGTTGGTATGCTAATAAAATGAAAATGAGTATAGAAGCGGTGATTGACGCTAAAGATTTTGCTAAAGAAATTGAAGCTTTGGAATACTGCGATTTTATTTTAGTGGATACGACAGGGCATTCGCAATACGATAAAGAAAAAATTGCCGGGTTGAAGGAATTTATAGATGGGGGTTATAATATTGATGTGTCCTTAGTGCTTTCGGTCACCACTAAGTATGAAGACATGAAAGACATTTATGATTCTTTTGGGGTGTTAGGGATTGACACTTTAATCTTTACGAAATTAGATGAGAGTAGAGGGTTAGGGAATTTGTTTTCTTTAGTGCATGAAAGCCAAAAGCCTATCAGCTATCTTTCTATTGGGCAAGAAGTGCCTATGGATTTGAAAGTGGCTACTAATGAATATTTAGTGGATTGCATGCTAGATGGCTTTAGTAACCCTAATAAGGAACAAGCATGA
- the ylxH gene encoding flagellum site-determining protein YlxH, protein MNNQASRLDNLINIKNPKSFFDNKGNTKFIAITSGKGGVGKSNISANLAYSLYKKGYKVGVFDADIGLANLDVIFGVKTHKNILHALKGEAKLQEIVCEIEPGLCLIPGDSGEEILKYISGAEALDQFVDEEGVLSSLDYIVIDTGAGIGATTQAFLNASDCVVIVTTPDPSAITDAYACIKINSKNKDELFLIANMVAQPKEGRATYERLFKVAKNNIASLELHYLGAIENSSLLKRYVRERKILRKIAPNDLFSQSIDQIAGLLVSKLETGALEIPKEGLKSFFKRLLTYLR, encoded by the coding sequence ATGAACAATCAAGCGAGTCGCTTAGATAATTTGATAAATATTAAAAACCCCAAAAGTTTTTTTGACAATAAAGGGAATACCAAATTCATCGCTATCACAAGCGGTAAGGGAGGCGTGGGGAAATCCAATATTAGCGCTAATTTAGCTTATTCTTTATACAAGAAAGGTTATAAGGTAGGGGTGTTTGATGCGGATATTGGTTTAGCGAATTTAGATGTTATTTTTGGGGTAAAAACCCATAAAAACATCTTGCATGCCTTAAAAGGTGAAGCCAAATTACAAGAAATCGTTTGCGAGATTGAACCCGGGCTTTGTCTCATTCCTGGGGATAGTGGTGAAGAAATTTTAAAATACATTAGCGGCGCAGAAGCTTTAGATCAATTCGTGGATGAAGAGGGGGTTTTAAGCTCTTTGGATTATATTGTGATTGATACAGGTGCTGGGATTGGAGCCACTACGCAAGCGTTTTTGAATGCGAGCGATTGCGTGGTGATTGTAACCACACCAGATCCCTCAGCCATTACAGATGCGTATGCATGCATTAAAATCAACTCCAAAAATAAAGACGAATTGTTTCTTATTGCTAACATGGTAGCCCAACCTAAAGAGGGCAGGGCGACTTATGAAAGGCTGTTTAAAGTGGCTAAAAACAATATCGCTTCACTAGAATTGCATTACTTAGGAGCGATTGAAAACAGCTCCTTATTGAAACGCTATGTGAGAGAGCGCAAAATTCTGAGAAAAATAGCCCCTAATGATTTGTTTTCGCAATCCATTGATCAGATAGCGGGTCTTTTAGTTTCTAAATTAGAAACCGGCGCTTTAGAAATACCAAAAGAAGGTTTGAAAAGCTTTTTTAAAAGGCTTTTGACATATTTGAGGTAG
- a CDS encoding RNA polymerase sigma factor FliA, translating to MILMMENRMPKEIQKTETSEKSIEKVLNAYDKQQHHHQDALAIQYLPAVRAMAFRLKERLPSSIDFNDLVSIGTEELIKLARRYESALNDSFWGYAKTRVNGAMLDYLRSLDVISRSNRKLIKSIDAEVTKHLNEHGKEPSDAYLAEALGENIEKIREAKTASDIYALVPIDEQFNAIEQDEIIKKIEAEELLEHVQKVLNQMSEREQILIQLYYFEELNLNEIKEILGITESRISQIIKEVIKKVRKSLGVDHG from the coding sequence ATGATTTTGATGATGGAAAATAGAATGCCCAAAGAAATTCAAAAAACTGAAACAAGCGAAAAAAGTATAGAAAAGGTTTTGAACGCCTATGATAAGCAACAACACCACCATCAAGACGCGCTCGCTATCCAGTATTTACCGGCCGTGCGTGCTATGGCGTTTCGTTTAAAAGAGCGCTTGCCCAGCTCTATTGATTTTAACGATCTGGTTTCTATTGGCACTGAAGAATTGATTAAATTAGCCAGGCGTTATGAGAGTGCGTTAAATGACTCTTTTTGGGGGTATGCTAAAACTCGTGTCAATGGGGCGATGTTGGATTATTTGCGCTCTTTAGATGTGATTTCTCGCTCCAACAGAAAGCTGATTAAAAGCATTGATGCTGAGGTCACCAAACACCTTAATGAGCATGGGAAAGAGCCTAGCGATGCGTATTTAGCGGAAGCTTTAGGCGAAAATATTGAAAAAATCAGAGAAGCCAAAACGGCTTCAGATATTTATGCGTTAGTGCCAATAGACGAACAATTTAATGCGATTGAGCAAGACGAAATCATTAAAAAGATTGAAGCCGAAGAGTTGTTAGAGCATGTCCAAAAAGTATTGAATCAAATGAGCGAAAGAGAGCAAATCCTTATCCAGCTTTATTACTTTGAAGAGTTGAATTTGAACGAGATTAAAGAGATTTTAGGCATTACTGAATCGCGCATTTCTCAAATTATTAAAGAAGTGATTAAAAAGGTGCGTAAATCCTTAGGAGTGGATCATGGCTGA